Below is a window of Haloglycomyces albus DSM 45210 DNA.
CATGTTGGTGACGTAATGCAGGGCGTATTGCAGCAGGCGCCCTGCCACGAGTTGATGGCGAGCCGGTTCCAGCTGTAGATCCACGAGGTTATTGCCCAGGTAGTGCAGCTCGTTAAGCCCTGGCGGCTGCGGGACACGCAGTGCGCCTTGGATGGCGGCCAATTGCGCCGTCTCGTACTGCGAGGAGGTGCTGGGTATCTGCTGTAGTACCGTGATGGCCTCGGCGGGATAGTGGGAGGCGGCCAGAAGACGAGCATGGCCGAAGGCCGCCGAAATGAAGCGGCGGTCGCAACTCCAGATGCGTTGGTAGTGGATGGCGGCGGCCGTGGTGAACCCGGCCAGTTCCGCGCAGGCGGCGACGGCCAGACGGGGTGCCAACTCTCCCGGCAGGTGCGAAAAGACGGAGTCGAAGGAGTGATAGGCGCCCTGCAGGTCGCTGTTGGCCAGCTGAAGCAGGCCACCCAACCAATTGGCCTGCCAGGTGTTGCCGTGTGTCTGGATCAAGTGATTGAGCGCCTGTACGGCGGTGGCGAGGTCCCCCATTTCGATGAGCGCTTCGATGCGACGGAGATTGACCTCGTGGCTTTGCTCGGGCGCGTTGGCCAATTCGGCGAGCACCAGGGCCGGCTGGGAGGCGGTGATGGTGCTGAGAAAGACGCTGGAAGGGTCGTCGGGATCGGGGAGCGGTCGAGGAAGCGCTCCCAACACTTCTTGTGGAGTGGCGACCCGGAAGGCGTCGGCCTCGATGTCGGGAACGCCGAATACGGCCGCCTCACCCGAAAACAGAGTGGACGGTTCGTACAGGGGACGCCCTTCGGTGACCGAGAGGACCTCTCCCAGAACCCCGCGAACCTGAGCCTTCATTTCGGAGCCGCTCTGGAAGCGGGCGGCCGGAGCCGGATGACAGGTACGCTCCAGTAGGCGGTGGAAGGAGGGGAACTGCTGAAAGAGCTCGGTCTCTTCCACCGGAGGGAAGGAATTGCGGAACTTCTTGGTGAAGCCCTTGAAATCGAGCGCCAGCACCGCCATGGAACGTCCGATGGTGTAAAGGTCGGAGGTGATGGACGGCCCGGCGTTGAGGATCTCCTCGTTGGGAACCGAATAACCCGGCGTCCCGTACACCGCCGACTCCGTGTCGTCGATGCGTCGCACGGCACCGAGGTCGATGAGCTTGAGCCAGGTTTCGACGTGGATCACGTTGTCCGGCTTGAAATCACAGAACAAGAGATTGTTGTTGTGTAGGTATTCGAAGGCGGGCAGGATCTCAAGCGTGTAGGTGAGGACATTGGCCACGGCCATGGGAGCCCGTTCCCCGTTTTCGTCGGTTTGCTCTCGTATGTCACGCAAGGATTTTCCGGCCAGGTACTCCATGACCAGATAGGACTGGATTTCCCCGGAGCGTTCGTCGACGGCGGTCACGAAGTCGATGATGTTGACGACGTTGGGGTGATCGATGCCGACCAGAAAACGCCGCTCGTTGATCGCCGATTCGATGGCGTCCTCGTCGTTGGTGGAGATGAGCCCCTTGATGACCACCCAGCGGTCCTGCAGGTCGTCCTGGAAGTTGGTGTCGTTCGCCAGGTAGATCCAACCGAGACCCCCGTGGGCGATCGTACCGAGCACCTCATAGCGCTCGGCGAGAAGATCGCCCGGGCCGAGCGACGGCGTGAACCAATACGGAGTGCGGCAATGTGGACAGTAACCGTCGGTGCGTCCGGGACGTCCGGCCTGCGCTCGTCCGGCCGGTTTTCCGCAGGACGAACAGGTCCTCTTGTTCTCCGCCACCATGGGTTCGGCCATGAGTGATTCGGCGGGGTTGGCCGGTTCGATCGGGGGCATGTCGGCCATGCCTCCGCGCGCGCCGCTGGAACGGGTGGAGACCCGAATGCTCCCGCCGGGGCCCGACACCGGGGCGGACATCGGACGTGACATTGGCCCGGTAATCGGCCCCGAGGCCGGACCTGCCAGGGGATTGGCCTGTGGGGAGGGGACGGGCTGTGCAGCCGCGGCGGGAGGCCCCTGCGACTGTAGGCGCCGTCGAATCGCCATGGTGTCGGACTGTTCCATGGGCGGTGGTTGCGCGGGCGGTGCGGGAGGAGGGCCGCCGGCGTTGGGTGCGGGAGGAACGGCCGCGCTGTCGGGACGGTACCGCTGCGTATGGTCTTCGTGCTGCGCCATGTTTCCGTACCTTAATCCTGGTAGCGTGCTTTGGGGGGTTGGGAGTCGCCCAAGGTGGACGACAGCCAATCGTCATAGACGTCGTCCCAGCGCCCGTCGGAACGCATGTTCTCAAGCGTCGCATTGATGAAGCGGACCAAATCCTCATTGCCCTTGGCGACGGCGACTCCATACGGCTCGTCCGCGATGGGGTCGCCGACGACTTCCAGGTTCGGGTCCTGGGTCGACAGTCCGGCCAGGATGACGTCGTCGGTCGTGAACGCGTCGACAGTGCCGCGCTGCAGGAGCGAAATGCAGTCGTTGAAGTCATCGAGCGTCACCGCTTGAGCGGGAGTTTCGGCGATGATTTGGGGGAGGGAGGTGGAACCGGCGGAGGAGCAGACTCGATGGTCTTCGGTCAGTGCGCTCAAGCCGGAGATTCCGGAGTTGACGTCCACGAGCAACCGTTGTGTCGCCGCGTAGTATTCCGAGGAGAAATCGACGCTCTCCCACCGCTGGCACGTCATGGTCATGGTGCGAACGACGAAGTCGACCTCGTTGTTCTCCAGAGCGGGAACACGATCTTGGGAAGTCATGGGGACCCAGCGGATATTGACGTCGTCGCCACCGATGGCCTTCGCCAATTCCCGGGCGATGTCGACATCGAAGCCGCCCAGTTCGCCGCTGGCGGGATCGCGATAGCCCATGAGGTTGGTCGTCTGGCTGACTCCGATGCGGATGACGTCGGAATCGTCCAATTCAGAGCGAGCGTCGGCCGCGGTGACGCCCCCGGGATCGAAGGACTCCGTACGGTTGAACCCGCCACAGTCTTCCTCGGTGGTCGCTTCGGTGAGGTCCGGGCTGAAGTCCGCCCCTTGCGGGAGCGGTTCCGGGATGTCGACCTCGTTTATTTCCAGGCCTCCGCTCGACGAGCAAGCGGTGGCGGCGAAGAGTAGTGCCAGTGACGTTGCGGTGACTTTAAGCGGTCTCATGCGTGATACTCCCGAATTCGTTGCTGCAGTCCTATGGAGACACTGGCGATGGCGAGCGCCGCCAGCACTCCGAGGCCGATAGCGGTACCGGACAGGGCACGTTGCGCATCGTGTAGACCGTTGTCGAAGCGAGCGCCGGCCGATTCGGACGCTTGAGTGAGGGCCTCATCGACCAGGTCGAAGGAATTGGCGACCGAGCCGTCGGCCGTACCCACCGATTTATCGAGGGCTTCGGTGTAGTCTCCTTCTCTCATGAGCGAAAGAACCTCATGGTGGCGGTCCTGCCAAGTGCGCGCCGCCAAGGCGGCGTTCTCCAGGTCACTGCGAATCGACTCGTTGGGAAACTCTTCCGCCAGTCTTTGGAGCTCGGCGTCGTCACCGGCGAGGACCTCCATGTTGTCGGCGAAGTCCTGTGCGGCCGTGTCGTCTTCACCTCGGGAGACGAACAACAGTGACTCGGAGGCACGGGCTTCCTGGGCCGAGATCTGAATCGACGATATTCGTTCGTAGGGGTCACCGCCGTTGGTCTGCGCCCGATCCAGGTGGGAGGCGGTGGCCAAGGACGACAGAATCAACCATCCGGCGAGCGCGATCATGGCGATCGTCGCCCCCGTCAGCCCGAGATTGAACACCCGGTTGGTTTTGGACTTGAGCCATACCGAGACGGCGATGAGAAACACGAGCGCTACGATCGCGGCGGCGAAGGCGATCCAGGGCGTCGCGCGCGCGGTTTCCTGATCATCGTCCAATTGCGATTGAGCACTGGATCGCAGGTCCGCCGCCAAGGGGAGGATGTCGTTGCGCATCATCGTAGAAGCGAGACGGAGGTGCGCCATGTTGACCGGCTGGTCCATACGGTGGTAGGTCCGGGCGGTTTCCACCAGTCCGGTATAGGTGGTCAGTGCGACGTTCAGTTCGGCGACGGTATTGGCGTCGGATTCGCTGGACACTTGGGTCGCCGCGGATGACAGCGCCTGGGAGGCGTCCCGAATCGAAGTCTCATAGGTATCCTGCATCGACGCTGGGACACTGCCCACGATAAGGAACGTGGCGGAGGCGGCCGCGTTGGCCTCTGAGAGTGATTGGTACAGCTCGGAGGAGGTGACGGCCAGCTTCCCTGACCCGAGACGGGTGGAGTCGATCGTGTCGCTTTTGGTCAACATGGCGGTCGCCGCGGTCGTACCGGCTGTGGCGATGAGGACGATGGCGATGACCATGGCGGTGACCAACTGCCCGGGGGTTTGCGACAACTTCGCGCGTAGGGCGGATGCCCGTACCGGCTCCGGACGGGGTGCCGTCGCGCCACTGTCGTCGGTCGGGGGCGGAGGAGGGCCGACTGGAGCCTGGGGAGGGCCTTGCACTGTCAAGATGACCTCACTGCTATTGAATTCGATGATGCGTGAACGACTCTCGTTACATGGTATAAGGCCCGTACAACCGCGTTCAGTGGAGGGGTTTGTTAGGGGTGGGGCGGAGGCGACCGTCCGGACGGGTCATGAGGTGGCGCGGAAACTCCTTGTAAATCCCTTGTCTCCCAAGTATATTCAGTGCATGTTGCAGATTATCGGAGCGGGACTTCCGCGCACGGGAACCATGACGTTGAAAACCGCCCTCGAACGCCTACTGGGACAGCCCTGTCACCATATGATCGAGGTTTTTGAAAACAGAGATCGTGATCTCCCCCGGTTCAATGCCGTTCTGCGCGGCGAAGAGGCGGACTGGAGCCGAATCTTCAGTGACTACGCCGCGGCGGTGGATTGGCCGTCGTCGGCATTCTGGCGGGAACTGCTCGACGCCTTTCCGGAGGCGCCGGTGGTGTTGTCGCAGCGTGATTCTCCCGCACAGTGGTTGCGGAGCATGCAGGGGACGATACTTCCCGGGCTCATCGAGCCGGATTGGGAAAACATGGATCCGCAGCACGCTGAAATGTTGACCGGGCTGTGGGACTTCGCGACCGGAGGCATCGATCCTACCGACGAACAGGCCCTGACCCGTTTCTACGAGCAGCATCTCGACACGGTCCGAAATACCGTGCCCGCTCACCGACTTCTCGAATTTCGCCCCGACGAGGGTTGGGGGCCACTGTGCGAGGTTCTCGGCGTCGCCGAACCCGACGAGCCGTTCCCGCACGTCAATACCACGGCGGAATTTCAGGCGCGGGCCGACGAGATACGGCGGGATCGCTAGATTCGAGCGGCAGCGGTCCGTTGTGGATTCCGCACGGGCACTCCATCATCGTTACCGGTCCGCTGCCACCGTATACGGCCAACGGGTTACTCGTCGCCGCCGATACCGGCGTTGATGCGGGCGGCGAGGTTCGTGGCCGTCTCGGAGTCAAGCCCGCCGACATCGAACCGGGAGTCGTGGGGCTGGAAGATCACCGGAGCTCCGACAACCACGCCGTCCACGACCGTCGCCAGTTGCAGGCCCTGGTTGTCGGCGGCGAGTTCCTGCCACTTGAGCGCACCGTCGTCCGAAAAGTGGAAGCGTAGCCTCTCTCCTTCGTTTTCGTCGTCGGCGACGACCTCGACGTCGACCAGATGATCGGTCGTCAACGGCGCGGCTTTCAGCAGGTATTTCGTCCGAGTATTTTCTTCGGTCGTGTTTCCGCAGGTTGTCAGTGGTTCATCGGAATCAGTCGCGGCGCGCCGGTCGTCCCTCAGATGAAAACACGAGATGGTCGGAACCGTGAACTGCATTCGTTCCGGAAGCAGGTCCACCTCCTTCGGAGTCAGGTCGCAAAAAGAGACCAGCTCCGATACCACCTTGGCATCAAAGGCGTAGCGCTCCAGCTCTTCAGCTTGGTCGGCCGCTTCGCGTCCCACCTTTTCAAATACTTGATTGATCGAGGACGCGCTCGGATCTCCCTCTGGCGGTCTACAATCGTCGAGGTCCAGGTGGTCGAAATCGTCCACGGTGACGACGTCGTAATCTTCCAGAGTCACCAGGCGGAATTCGACGGTCGCGGGTTCGACGTCCTCCTCGCCTCCGGAGCCTCCTTCCGCCGATTCGCTCGAGGTGCAGGACGCCAAGAGGACGGCGACGGTGAGGGCGGGGATGGATTTTCGCAGCGAGCGGGGCACGATGGTCCTTTCCTGGTCGGGACGGGCAAACTACTTTCAGTGTGCGTTAACAACGCAACCGTGTTCGCAGCGTATCCCCGGGCCTTCCCAACGCTCGCAGGCGGGTCGGTACCGTAATCGATTCGTGGTTCGCTGTACG
It encodes the following:
- a CDS encoding sulfotransferase family protein, which codes for MLQIIGAGLPRTGTMTLKTALERLLGQPCHHMIEVFENRDRDLPRFNAVLRGEEADWSRIFSDYAAAVDWPSSAFWRELLDAFPEAPVVLSQRDSPAQWLRSMQGTILPGLIEPDWENMDPQHAEMLTGLWDFATGGIDPTDEQALTRFYEQHLDTVRNTVPAHRLLEFRPDEGWGPLCEVLGVAEPDEPFPHVNTTAEFQARADEIRRDR
- a CDS encoding serine/threonine-protein kinase translates to MAQHEDHTQRYRPDSAAVPPAPNAGGPPPAPPAQPPPMEQSDTMAIRRRLQSQGPPAAAAQPVPSPQANPLAGPASGPITGPMSRPMSAPVSGPGGSIRVSTRSSGARGGMADMPPIEPANPAESLMAEPMVAENKRTCSSCGKPAGRAQAGRPGRTDGYCPHCRTPYWFTPSLGPGDLLAERYEVLGTIAHGGLGWIYLANDTNFQDDLQDRWVVIKGLISTNDEDAIESAINERRFLVGIDHPNVVNIIDFVTAVDERSGEIQSYLVMEYLAGKSLRDIREQTDENGERAPMAVANVLTYTLEILPAFEYLHNNNLLFCDFKPDNVIHVETWLKLIDLGAVRRIDDTESAVYGTPGYSVPNEEILNAGPSITSDLYTIGRSMAVLALDFKGFTKKFRNSFPPVEETELFQQFPSFHRLLERTCHPAPAARFQSGSEMKAQVRGVLGEVLSVTEGRPLYEPSTLFSGEAAVFGVPDIEADAFRVATPQEVLGALPRPLPDPDDPSSVFLSTITASQPALVLAELANAPEQSHEVNLRRIEALIEMGDLATAVQALNHLIQTHGNTWQANWLGGLLQLANSDLQGAYHSFDSVFSHLPGELAPRLAVAACAELAGFTTAAAIHYQRIWSCDRRFISAAFGHARLLAASHYPAEAITVLQQIPSTSSQYETAQLAAIQGALRVPQPPGLNELHYLGNNLVDLQLEPARHQLVAGRLLQYALHYVTNMGDSEGPPVLNTNPNEKELRFALEDSYRKLAHAQSDRAKQVHYVDLANANRPRTLL
- a CDS encoding glutamate ABC transporter substrate-binding protein, with product MRPLKVTATSLALLFAATACSSSGGLEINEVDIPEPLPQGADFSPDLTEATTEEDCGGFNRTESFDPGGVTAADARSELDDSDVIRIGVSQTTNLMGYRDPASGELGGFDVDIARELAKAIGGDDVNIRWVPMTSQDRVPALENNEVDFVVRTMTMTCQRWESVDFSSEYYAATQRLLVDVNSGISGLSALTEDHRVCSSAGSTSLPQIIAETPAQAVTLDDFNDCISLLQRGTVDAFTTDDVILAGLSTQDPNLEVVGDPIADEPYGVAVAKGNEDLVRFINATLENMRSDGRWDDVYDDWLSSTLGDSQPPKARYQD
- a CDS encoding SecDF P1 head subdomain-containing protein codes for the protein MPRSLRKSIPALTVAVLLASCTSSESAEGGSGGEEDVEPATVEFRLVTLEDYDVVTVDDFDHLDLDDCRPPEGDPSASSINQVFEKVGREAADQAEELERYAFDAKVVSELVSFCDLTPKEVDLLPERMQFTVPTISCFHLRDDRRAATDSDEPLTTCGNTTEENTRTKYLLKAAPLTTDHLVDVEVVADDENEGERLRFHFSDDGALKWQELAADNQGLQLATVVDGVVVGAPVIFQPHDSRFDVGGLDSETATNLAARINAGIGGDE